One stretch of Saccharopolyspora erythraea DNA includes these proteins:
- a CDS encoding EamA family transporter — protein sequence MSTVRSLLQHPRSGALAVAVASAFCFGGSGPFAKPLINAGIPPLQVAWLRLAGGALLMLPFAVRHAAVVRREPKLLLGYGVFAVAGVQACYFAAIARIPVSVALLIEFLGPVLVLGWIRFVQRRPVSRSAAVGVVVALAGLACVVEVWSGLTFDPLGLLLGLAAAACQAAYFVLSDSRAEADPRALTSYGLLVGALVVAVIARPWEIEWSRLAGQVQLAGYAVPALVCAAWVVLVGTVLAYLTGIVAVRRLSAPVAGAVAFLEPVVATVLAWSLLAEHLGPVQLVGGALILAGAFIAQRTAPDKPGERELLGV from the coding sequence ATGTCGACCGTGCGCAGCCTCCTCCAGCATCCCCGCTCCGGTGCCCTCGCCGTCGCGGTCGCCTCCGCTTTCTGCTTCGGCGGTTCCGGTCCGTTCGCCAAGCCGCTGATCAACGCCGGCATCCCGCCGCTGCAGGTCGCCTGGCTGCGGCTGGCGGGCGGCGCGCTGCTGATGCTTCCGTTCGCGGTCCGCCACGCCGCGGTGGTCCGCCGCGAGCCGAAGCTGCTGCTCGGCTACGGCGTCTTCGCCGTCGCGGGCGTGCAGGCCTGCTACTTCGCCGCGATCGCCCGCATCCCGGTCAGCGTGGCGCTGCTGATCGAGTTCCTCGGGCCGGTGCTGGTGCTGGGCTGGATCAGGTTCGTCCAGCGGCGGCCGGTGAGCCGGTCGGCCGCCGTCGGCGTGGTCGTCGCGCTGGCCGGGCTGGCGTGCGTGGTGGAGGTCTGGTCCGGCCTGACCTTCGACCCGCTCGGCCTGCTGCTGGGGCTGGCCGCGGCTGCCTGCCAGGCCGCATACTTCGTGCTCTCCGACAGCCGTGCCGAGGCCGATCCCAGGGCGCTGACCTCCTACGGCCTGCTCGTCGGCGCGCTGGTGGTGGCCGTCATCGCGCGGCCGTGGGAGATCGAGTGGTCGCGGCTGGCAGGCCAGGTCCAGCTCGCCGGGTACGCGGTTCCCGCGCTGGTCTGCGCCGCGTGGGTGGTGCTGGTGGGCACCGTGCTGGCCTACCTGACCGGCATCGTCGCGGTGCGGCGGCTGTCGGCGCCGGTGGCGGGCGCGGTGGCGTTCCTGGAGCCGGTGGTGGCCACCGTGCTCGCGTGGTCGCTGCTGGCCGAACACCTCGGCCCGGTGCAGTTGGTGGGTGGCGCGCTGATCCTCGCCGGCGCGTTCATCGCCCAGCGCACCGCACCGGACAAGCCGGGCGAGCGGGAGCTGCTCGGCGTGTGA